A window of Desulfuromonas acetexigens genomic DNA:
AAAGATTCTGGCAGAGATGTCCGGCGTCGAGGGCGATGACCTTGTAGGAGGCTTCGCCGTAGCGCCATTCGGTGCGCTCGGGCAGGGCGGTCCAGAAAAAGGTCACCGCCGCCTCCACGGCAAAGCCCTGCCCCCGAGCGGCGGCGACGACCCGGGCCGAAAGCTGGTCGGGTGTCTGCTCCAGCAACAGGGCGTGGTCAAGGGGGAGGTAACGGTACAGGCCGGGCGCCAGTCCCTCGACCCG
This region includes:
- a CDS encoding SagB/ThcOx family dehydrogenase, which gives rise to RVEGLAPGLYRYLPLDHALLLEQTPDQLSARVVAAARGQGFAVEAAVTFFWTALPERTEWRYGEASYKVIALDAGHLCQNLYLACEAVGAGTCAIAAYDQQLADDLLGVDGDDEFTIYLAPVGKVR